The Clostridioides difficile genome has a segment encoding these proteins:
- the fliS gene encoding flagellar export chaperone FliS, with translation MDLNLDKLNELSKEELLLMLVDGTVEYTNISRVAFLNNDYLKAHSELVRVQNIFTELMTTLDQNAGQWAKDMYKVYEFIKCELVRADENKDVKIIDDILPIVKQIRDTWHEVYNKLEI, from the coding sequence ATGGATTTAAATTTAGATAAGCTAAATGAGTTATCAAAAGAAGAACTACTATTAATGCTTGTAGATGGTACAGTAGAATATACTAATATATCAAGAGTAGCATTTTTAAATAATGATTATTTGAAAGCACATAGTGAACTTGTAAGAGTTCAAAATATATTTACAGAACTAATGACTACTTTAGACCAAAATGCAGGACAATGGGCAAAGGATATGTATAAAGTTTATGAATTTATAAAATGTGAATTAGTAAGAGCTGATGAAAATAAAGATGTTAAAATAATTGATGATATCTTACCAATAGTAAAACAAATTAGAGATACATGGCATGAAGTTTATAATAAATTAGAAATATAA
- the fliS gene encoding flagellar export chaperone FliS codes for MYGENPYNSYKQNAVFMASKEQLLLMLVDGAVKYTKIARGAIIDKNTQRAHRELIRVQDIFTELMVTLDQNAGQWAKDMYRVYDFVRYELSRANIRKDIQIIDNVLPVIEQIKDTWHEADKKSKEERSRYK; via the coding sequence ATGTATGGAGAAAACCCTTATAATTCATATAAGCAAAATGCAGTTTTTATGGCATCAAAAGAACAATTATTGCTTATGCTTGTTGATGGGGCAGTAAAATATACAAAAATAGCCAGAGGAGCTATTATAGATAAAAATACACAAAGAGCACATAGAGAGCTTATAAGAGTTCAGGATATATTTACAGAATTAATGGTTACATTAGACCAAAATGCAGGACAATGGGCAAAAGATATGTACAGAGTTTATGATTTTGTAAGATATGAACTTTCAAGAGCCAACATTAGAAAAGATATTCAGATAATAGATAATGTGTTACCTGTAATAGAGCAAATTAAAGATACATGGCATGAAGCTGATAAAAAAAGTAAAGAAGAAAGAAGTAGGTATAAATAA
- the csrA gene encoding carbon storage regulator CsrA produces MLVISRKKDEAVLIGDNIEVKVVGIDGNNIKLAISAPNNVSILRKEIYEKVKNENIKATNKNIKILKSLK; encoded by the coding sequence ATGCTAGTAATTTCAAGAAAAAAAGATGAAGCAGTGCTTATAGGAGACAACATAGAAGTTAAAGTTGTAGGAATAGATGGAAATAATATAAAACTAGCTATATCTGCTCCTAATAACGTAAGTATATTAAGAAAAGAAATATATGAGAAAGTAAAGAATGAAAATATAAAGGCTACAAATAAAAATATAAAAATTCTAAAATCATTAAAATAA